The DNA window CTCGATCCTGTTCTACGCCGCCGCGCAGGGCGCCGGGGACAACTCGCGGCCGCTGCTCGGCATCACGCTGGGGCTGCTCACCGCGGTCGTGCTGGGCTGGCTGCTCTACGTCAGCGCGGTCCGGATCAACCTGTCCCGCTTCTTCACCTGGACCGGCGCGCTGCTGGTCCTGGTCGCGGCCGGCATCACCAAGTACGGGGTGCACGACCTCCAGGAAGCCGGCGTGCTGCCCGGCCTGGACACCCAGGCGTTCGACGTGAGCGGCGCGTTCCCGCCCGACACGTGGTACGCCGAACTGCTGCGCGGCATGGTCAACTTCACGCCCGCGCCGACGGTGCTGGAGACGGTCGCCTGGCTCGCGTACGGCATTCCGGTCCTCGTGCTCTTCCTGTGGCCCGCCCGCAAACCCACCCTGCAGAAAGTTTCTTAGGAGAACCATGCGCCGCCTGACCGCCGCTTCCGCGGCAACGCTCCTGCTGCTCGCCGGCTGCGGGTCGTCCACCGACGACGCCGGCGGCGCGGCCGGCGACGGTTCGATCGCCGTGGCCGCCTCGGACACCACCTGCGACGTCGCCAAGGCCGAGTCTGCCGCCGGGACCGTCACCTTCGCGATCGCCAACAAGGGCAACAAGGTCACCGAGTTCTACGTCTACGCCCCCGGCGACCGGGTGATGGGCGAGGTGGAGAACATCGCGCCCGGGCTCTCCCGGGAGCTGCACGTAGAGCTCG is part of the Actinoplanes missouriensis 431 genome and encodes:
- the efeU gene encoding iron uptake transporter permease EfeU: MSAIYLIGLREGLEITLVVSILVAFLVKTDRRPLLRHVAAGVAAAAVLSVAVAILLQAGVARLSFTQQELFEAIASFVAVAFVTWMIFWMRRMARSIGSELRGRMEEAIRVGPFAIASVAFLAVVREGLETSILFYAAAQGAGDNSRPLLGITLGLLTAVVLGWLLYVSAVRINLSRFFTWTGALLVLVAAGITKYGVHDLQEAGVLPGLDTQAFDVSGAFPPDTWYAELLRGMVNFTPAPTVLETVAWLAYGIPVLVLFLWPARKPTLQKVS